One Haliaeetus albicilla chromosome 11, bHalAlb1.1, whole genome shotgun sequence genomic window carries:
- the LOC138687927 gene encoding steroidogenic acute regulatory protein, mitochondrial-like, whose product MPGRLQGSPHRCYLAAWSYHQVPAFGPAIKTRRDAACSRRQPRSHAMLRATVKLCCGIAHDHLRRLPGLKITAVAAVQKDVRGLVVKGSRRLPSKIPRYIQRLMGKETATCPESDGDISPSRFSSMDLSYITQGETALQRALSILQQHTSWQAETMLDAGATVSSAALPGLGKVFRAEVVLAVPVARLHRELFERIEQMPQWNPTLSRVKVLQRVGTDTLVTHEVTAPSPGNLVGQRDFVSVRHRGRRETAVYLVGTTTHVEPLPLQEGCIRAESRLSCIVLQPLAGDPDRTRFTWLLSMDLKGWIPTSVINRVLPQSQADFIEHLRRHLSAATCP is encoded by the exons ATGCCGGGCAGGCTGCAAGGGTCACCCCATCG CTGCTATCTGGCAGCGTGGTCCTATCATCAGGTGCCGGCCTTCGGGCCGGCTATAAAGACGCGCCGGGATGCGGCGTGCTCCCGGAGGCAGCCCCGCTCCCACGCCATGCTGCGGGCCACCGTCAAGCTGTGCTGCGGCATCGCCCACGACCACCTCCGCCGCCTGCCCG GCTTGAAGATAACAGCCGTTGCGGCAGTACAGAAGGACGTGAGAGGGCTGGTGGTAAAAGGCTCCCGTCGCCTGCCTTCCAAAATTCCTCGTTATATTCAGAGGCTGATGGGGAAGGAGACAG CCACGTGCCCAGAGTCTGACGGAGACATCAGCCCCAGCCGGTTCTCCAGCATGGACCTCTCCTACATCACCCAgggagaaacagccctgcagcgAGCGCTGagcatcctgcagcagcacaccAGCTGGCAGGCAGAAACGATGCTG GATGCCGGGGCCACCGTGTCCAGCgctgccctccctgggctgggcaaGGTGTTTCGGGCAGAGGTGGTCCTGGCCGTGCCAGTGGCACGGCTACACCGGGAGCTGTTCGAGAGGATCGAGCAAATGCCCCAGTGGAACCCGACCCTCAGCCGGGTGAAG GTCCTGCAGCGCGTCGGGACGGACACGCTGGTGACGCACGAAGTCACCGCTCCCAGTCCGGGCAACCTGGTGGGCCAGCGGGACTTCGTCAGCGTGCGGCACCGCGGGAGGAGGGAGACGGCCGTCTACCTGGTGGGCACCACCACCCACGTCGAGCCGCTGCCCTTGCAGGAAGGGTGCATCAG GGCCGAGTCCCGGCTGAGCTGCATCGTCCTGCAGCCGCTGGCGGGGGACCCCGACCGTACCCGCTTCACCTGGCTCCTCAGCATGGACCTGAAG GGCTGGATCCCCACGTCTGTCATTAACCGCGTCCTGCCGCAGTCCCAAGCGGACTTCATCGAGCATCTCCGCCGGCACCTCTCGGCCGCCACGTGCCCCTGA